The following are from one region of the Nymphaea colorata isolate Beijing-Zhang1983 chromosome 7, ASM883128v2, whole genome shotgun sequence genome:
- the LOC116257167 gene encoding stigma-specific STIG1-like protein 1, which translates to MAVPRLLLTAAVIGALILLVASTTLPAATEEHEEPEEGVVGGIEDPTAEEEPYSGDLPSLGLRRYLARSWKPQRCDKNRKFCKLKGSPGPDCCNKKCVDRKTDRLNCGKCGRRCRFTKTCCKGRCVNLAFDRKNCGRCMNKCRKGSSCLYGMCGYA; encoded by the coding sequence ATGGCCGTACCACGGTTACTCCTAACAGCAGCAGTCATCGGGGCTCTCATTTTGCTGGTCGCATCCACGACACTCCCAGCCGCAACCGAAGAACACGAGGAACCAGAGGAAGGTGTAGTTGGCGGCATTGAGGACCCCACCGCCGAGGAGGAGCCTTACTCTGGCGACCTGCCGTCGCTCGGACTGCGCCGGTACCTGGCCAGATCCTGGAAGCCGCAGAGGTGCGACAAAAACCGGAAGTTCTGCAAACTGAAGGGAAGCCCTGGCCCTGACTGCTGCAACAAGAAGTGCGTGGATCGGAAGACCGATCGCCTCAACTGCGGCAAATGTGGGAGGAGGTGCAGGTTCACTAAGACGTGCTGCAAGGGCAGGTGCGTGAATCTGGCGTTCGACAGAAAGAACTGTGGGAGATGCATGAACAAGTGCCGTAAGGGGTCCTCCTGCCTATATGGCATGTGTGGCTACGCTTAG